One genomic region from Haloterrigena gelatinilytica encodes:
- a CDS encoding DUF998 domain-containing protein, with the protein MAIERSDIRVHEPRGDNQWLTGLVFVALAAQFVTVSVLAASTAPGSDFAQGALSDLGAIDEAAPLFDASLVAAGALNLVGGYLFYRAHGTRWILAVYVLAAVGAIGAGVVPLDDGDLHGLFALAAFLGFNLEAIASGTRVAGPMKGISVLAGLVGIAFVAVMAVGDAGAPAVFGPIGHGGAERLIVSPPMLWLLAFGGYLLAEPPIDAAVD; encoded by the coding sequence ATGGCGATCGAACGGTCCGATATCAGGGTCCACGAGCCGCGGGGCGACAACCAGTGGCTCACCGGACTCGTGTTCGTCGCGCTCGCGGCCCAGTTCGTGACCGTCAGCGTGCTCGCCGCGTCGACGGCACCCGGCTCCGACTTCGCGCAGGGGGCGCTCAGCGATCTCGGCGCGATCGACGAGGCGGCGCCGCTGTTCGACGCGTCGCTGGTCGCCGCCGGCGCGCTGAACCTCGTCGGCGGCTACCTCTTCTACCGGGCCCACGGGACGCGGTGGATTCTGGCCGTCTACGTCCTCGCCGCCGTCGGGGCGATCGGCGCGGGCGTCGTCCCGCTCGACGACGGGGACCTCCACGGGCTGTTCGCGCTCGCGGCCTTCCTCGGGTTCAACCTCGAGGCGATCGCCAGCGGGACTCGCGTCGCCGGCCCGATGAAAGGGATCTCGGTCCTCGCCGGACTCGTCGGAATCGCCTTCGTGGCGGTGATGGCGGTCGGCGACGCCGGCGCTCCTGCGGTCTTCGGCCCGATCGGTCACGGCGGCGCCGAGCGGCTGATCGTCTCCCCGCCGATGCTGTGGCTGCTGGCCTTCGGCGGCTATCTGTTGGCCGAGCCGCCGATTGACGCTGCCGTGGACTAA